The proteins below are encoded in one region of Hypanus sabinus isolate sHypSab1 unplaced genomic scaffold, sHypSab1.hap1 scaffold_2007, whole genome shotgun sequence:
- the LOC132387592 gene encoding zinc finger protein 239-like: MAHQRVHTGQRLFACSDCGKGFTCSSKLKVHQRVHTGERPFTCSDCGKGFTCSSTLKAHQRVHTGVWPFTCSECGKGFSQSSDLQKHQRVHTGERPFICSDCGKGFSHSSTLHSHQRVHTGERPFTCSDCGKGFSHSSTLQRHQRVHTGEKPFTCSECGRGFTQSSDLQNHQRVHTGERPFTCSVCGKGFTQSSKLLAHQSVHTGERPFTCSDCGKGFTLSSNLLRHQRVHTG; the protein is encoded by the coding sequence gcctgctcagactgtgggaagggattcacttgctcatctaaactgaaggtacatcagcgagttcacactggggagaggccattcacctgctcagactgtgggaagggattcacttgctcatccacactaaaggcacaccagcgagtacacacaggggtgtggccgttcacctgctcagaatgtgggaagggattcagtcagtcatctgatctacaaaaacaccagcgagttcacactggggagaggccgttcatctgctcagactgtgggaagggattcagtcattcatccaccctacacagtcaccaacgagttcacactggggagaggccattcacctgctcagattgtgggaaaggattcagtcattcatccaccttacagagacaccagcgagttcacactggggaaaagccattcacctgctcagaatgtgggaggggattcactcagtcatctgatctacaaaaccaccagcgagttcacactggggagcggccattcacctgctcagtctgtgggaagggattcacacagtcgtCCAAActattggcacaccagtcagttcacactggggagcggccgttcacctgctcagactgtgggaagggattcacgctGTCATCTAatctactgagacaccagcgagttcacactgggtag